A window of Dorea formicigenerans contains these coding sequences:
- a CDS encoding ATP-binding protein — protein sequence MTEGKMIRNRQMNMLIMIAIIVGICIPLFFTAIQIGVFAKEPVVEARQEVTDESAPVLRVAVDDGFCPMSFYDADGNLSGLNVELITMVANQLGMRLEFECGDWMTCRQNLEEGKADAILGLETFSNMQHVLKTVPVTTDQLNIYGKNKIESIGALANKKVAVMARSVIMTMFDLQCEYVEYNTNSEILKAVENGEVDYGICHEAVAEKIIEKENLSVVPSLTIMNSFLTFGVWEDKEELRDQMNTILKYYANQGTLARLENKWIVNYSRNRSLSYVIEQNKVFYVAYLITWLFVMFLLSILKADYSRKQHYIATLLEYQSELEKSSQEVMRANQAKSDFLSHMTHDIRTPINGIMGMAEVIKKNCSDQNKVDECLDKIQKASGHLLDLLNDVLDMSKLESGKIQLEQIPFELEKEMKELQTIMETQAEEKGLTVFWDMTGICHNELIGSPLHMRRILLNLLSNAVKYNKKGGEIHLTVNEIMQNDKTAMFEFKVADNGIGMSESFIEDKLFQPFVQGTGEARTKYQGTGLGMSIVQRIVREMTGSIDVESKEGEGTTFTVTLPFAINRSENVPKTIEEQKPDISGMKILVVEDNDLNLEIAQFMLEEDKAVVEVARDGLQAVEAFKNSREGELEVILMDIMMPNMDGIEATKTIRSLDRADAKSIPIIAMTANAFVEDMRKTKEAGMNEHLTKPVDGEKLLQVLYKYKKTGL from the coding sequence ATGACAGAGGGGAAAATGATAAGGAACAGACAGATGAATATGCTGATAATGATTGCAATTATTGTTGGAATCTGTATTCCGCTTTTCTTTACCGCGATTCAGATCGGCGTATTTGCGAAAGAGCCAGTCGTAGAAGCCAGGCAGGAAGTGACAGATGAGAGTGCTCCGGTACTCCGCGTGGCGGTTGATGATGGGTTTTGCCCAATGTCATTTTATGATGCGGACGGGAATTTATCTGGTCTTAACGTGGAGTTGATCACGATGGTTGCTAATCAGCTTGGAATGCGGCTGGAATTCGAGTGTGGTGACTGGATGACGTGCCGGCAGAATCTGGAGGAGGGAAAAGCAGATGCAATTCTCGGTCTGGAGACATTTTCAAATATGCAGCATGTATTAAAGACAGTTCCGGTGACAACAGACCAGCTTAATATATATGGAAAGAATAAGATTGAGAGTATCGGTGCTCTTGCGAACAAGAAAGTTGCAGTGATGGCAAGATCTGTAATTATGACAATGTTTGATCTGCAGTGCGAGTATGTGGAGTACAACACGAATTCAGAGATTTTGAAAGCAGTCGAAAATGGTGAGGTGGATTATGGAATCTGCCATGAGGCTGTTGCAGAGAAGATTATCGAGAAAGAAAATCTGAGTGTTGTACCAAGCCTTACGATCATGAACAGCTTCCTGACATTTGGCGTGTGGGAAGACAAAGAAGAATTAAGAGACCAGATGAATACGATCCTTAAGTATTATGCGAATCAGGGAACGCTTGCAAGACTGGAAAATAAATGGATCGTGAACTATTCAAGAAATCGTTCCCTTAGTTATGTTATAGAGCAGAATAAAGTCTTTTATGTAGCATATCTGATCACATGGTTATTTGTTATGTTTCTTCTGAGCATACTAAAAGCAGACTATTCTAGGAAGCAGCATTACATTGCGACGCTTCTGGAATATCAGTCAGAATTAGAAAAATCCAGCCAGGAAGTCATGCGGGCAAATCAGGCGAAGAGCGACTTTCTGTCACATATGACCCACGATATACGGACGCCGATCAATGGCATAATGGGAATGGCCGAGGTTATCAAAAAGAATTGTTCCGACCAGAATAAGGTAGATGAATGCCTGGATAAAATTCAAAAAGCCTCCGGACACCTGTTGGACCTCCTTAATGATGTGCTGGATATGAGCAAACTGGAGAGTGGTAAGATTCAGTTAGAACAGATTCCATTTGAACTGGAAAAGGAGATGAAAGAACTTCAGACCATTATGGAGACTCAGGCAGAAGAAAAAGGATTGACGGTTTTTTGGGATATGACGGGAATATGCCATAATGAGCTGATCGGAAGCCCGTTACATATGAGAAGAATACTTCTGAACCTGCTCAGTAATGCGGTCAAATATAATAAAAAGGGTGGAGAGATACATCTGACTGTAAACGAAATTATGCAGAACGATAAGACTGCTATGTTTGAGTTCAAGGTCGCAGACAATGGAATCGGTATGAGTGAATCTTTCATAGAAGATAAATTATTCCAGCCGTTCGTACAAGGAACGGGAGAAGCCAGAACAAAGTATCAGGGAACCGGACTTGGAATGTCCATTGTCCAGAGAATTGTCCGGGAAATGACAGGCTCTATTGATGTCGAGAGTAAAGAAGGAGAAGGAACCACATTTACTGTAACATTGCCATTTGCGATTAATCGCAGTGAAAATGTGCCAAAGACCATAGAGGAACAGAAACCAGACATTAGTGGAATGAAGATCCTGGTCGTAGAGGATAATGACCTGAATCTGGAGATCGCCCAGTTTATGCTGGAGGAAGATAAGGCAGTCGTAGAGGTCGCAAGAGATGGACTTCAGGCAGTAGAAGCATTTAAAAACAGCCGGGAGGGCGAACTCGAAGTAATCCTTATGGATATTATGATGCCGAATATGGATGGAATTGAGGCAACAAAGACGATTCGAAGTCTTGACCGTGCTGATGCAAAAAGTATCCCAATCATTGCCATGACAGCAAATGCATTTGTAGAAGACATGAGAAAGACAAAAGAAGCAGGTATGAATGAACATCTGACAAAACCTGTAGATGGTGAAAAATTACTTCAGGTACTTTACAAGTATAAAAAAACAGGGCTTTAA
- a CDS encoding serine dehydratase subunit alpha family protein, whose translation MTKEDIKYQAYIQILKEELIPAMGCTEPIALAYAAAKAREVLGCIPERVHIGASGSIIKNVKSVIVPNTNHLKGIPAAATAGIIAGDASKELEVISDVTEAQTKEMAKYLEETEITVEHIDNGCIFDIIVEVFAGKDSAKVRIANYHTNIVRIEKNGKILHYVPVEGASEEGLTDRTLLDVKSIWDFINMADIDDIREVLSRQIEYNSAIADEGLAGNYGANIGTVLLNTYGNDVRTRAKARAAAGSDARMNGCELPVVINSGSGNQGMTCSLPVLEYAKELHVSEDKTYRALALSNLIAIHQKTGIGRLSAYCGAVSAGAAAGAGIAYLCGGGYEEVIHTVVNALAIVSGMVCDGAKASCAAKIAASVDAGILGYNMYLQGQQFYAGDGIITKGIEGTIDNVGRLGKDGMKETNEEIIRIMIND comes from the coding sequence ATGACAAAAGAAGATATTAAATATCAGGCATATATCCAGATATTAAAAGAAGAATTAATACCGGCTATGGGGTGTACCGAGCCAATTGCTCTGGCTTACGCTGCTGCCAAAGCCCGTGAAGTGCTGGGCTGCATACCGGAGCGCGTACATATCGGAGCAAGCGGAAGCATTATTAAAAATGTAAAAAGTGTAATCGTTCCGAACACGAATCATTTAAAAGGAATCCCGGCCGCTGCTACAGCCGGAATCATTGCCGGAGATGCTTCTAAAGAACTGGAAGTTATCTCTGATGTAACAGAAGCACAGACAAAAGAAATGGCAAAGTATCTCGAAGAAACTGAGATTACCGTCGAGCATATTGATAACGGCTGTATCTTCGACATCATCGTTGAAGTATTTGCCGGAAAGGATTCTGCTAAAGTCCGTATTGCCAACTATCATACAAACATTGTAAGAATTGAAAAAAATGGAAAAATCCTTCACTATGTACCAGTTGAAGGTGCAAGCGAAGAAGGACTGACTGACCGTACTCTTTTGGATGTAAAGTCTATCTGGGATTTTATTAATATGGCTGACATCGACGATATCCGTGAAGTCCTGTCCCGTCAGATTGAGTATAACAGCGCAATCGCCGATGAAGGACTCGCCGGAAATTACGGTGCAAATATTGGAACTGTACTTCTTAATACTTACGGCAACGACGTCCGCACACGCGCAAAAGCTCGCGCTGCTGCTGGATCTGATGCGCGAATGAATGGCTGTGAGCTTCCGGTCGTTATCAACTCCGGAAGTGGAAATCAGGGAATGACCTGTTCTCTCCCTGTTCTGGAATATGCAAAAGAGCTACATGTTAGCGAAGATAAGACTTACCGCGCACTGGCACTTTCCAATCTGATCGCAATCCACCAGAAAACCGGAATCGGGCGCCTCTCTGCTTACTGCGGAGCTGTCAGCGCCGGAGCCGCTGCCGGAGCCGGGATTGCATACTTGTGCGGCGGTGGATATGAAGAAGTGATCCATACTGTTGTCAACGCACTCGCGATCGTATCCGGTATGGTCTGCGACGGAGCAAAAGCTTCCTGTGCAGCCAAAATCGCAGCTTCCGTAGATGCTGGAATACTTGGTTACAATATGTACCTGCAGGGGCAGCAGTTCTACGCCGGTGATGGCATCATCACAAAAGGAATCGAGGGAACCATTGATAATGTAGGACGTCTCGGAAAAGACGGCATGAAAGAGACAAATGAAGAAATCATTCGGATTATGATCAATGATTAA
- a CDS encoding 2-hydroxyacid dehydrogenase, whose protein sequence is MKIALLEPIGVSKEVIDELSAPITEKGHEFVYYDTKTTDPAELAKRSEGCDIVMIANNPYPTEVVEKADALKMLSVAFTGIDHIGTDKCKEKNIMICNAAGYSNQTVAELIIGMAIDALRHVVKADGLVRNGGTSAGLGGKEICGRTVGIIGLGQIGLMAAKLFQAFGAKVIAYNRSESEEAKALGIEYKSLEEVLSTSDIVSLNLPLNAETRGFLSADKIALMNENTIFINCARGPIVDNEALAKALNDGKLGYACVDVFDMEPPIPADYPLLQAKNTLLTPHQAFISEESMVRRAKIVFDNVTAYLDGKPVNVCKL, encoded by the coding sequence ATGAAAATCGCATTATTAGAACCAATTGGAGTATCAAAAGAAGTTATTGATGAGTTATCAGCACCGATTACAGAAAAGGGACATGAATTCGTATATTATGATACCAAAACAACAGATCCGGCAGAACTTGCCAAGAGAAGTGAAGGCTGCGACATTGTTATGATTGCTAACAATCCGTATCCGACAGAGGTTGTAGAGAAAGCGGACGCACTGAAGATGTTATCTGTAGCATTTACAGGAATTGACCACATCGGAACAGACAAGTGTAAAGAGAAAAATATTATGATCTGTAATGCAGCAGGGTACTCAAACCAGACAGTTGCCGAGCTTATCATTGGTATGGCGATTGACGCATTAAGACATGTAGTAAAAGCTGACGGACTTGTAAGAAATGGTGGAACAAGTGCAGGCCTTGGCGGAAAAGAAATCTGCGGAAGAACGGTCGGAATTATCGGACTTGGACAGATCGGACTCATGGCAGCAAAATTATTCCAGGCATTTGGCGCTAAAGTTATCGCTTACAACAGAAGTGAGTCTGAGGAAGCAAAAGCACTTGGAATCGAGTATAAATCATTAGAGGAAGTATTATCAACAAGTGATATCGTATCACTGAACCTTCCACTGAATGCAGAGACGAGAGGATTCCTGTCAGCAGATAAGATTGCACTTATGAATGAGAACACAATCTTCATCAACTGTGCAAGAGGACCGATCGTAGACAACGAGGCACTTGCGAAAGCGCTGAATGATGGCAAGCTTGGATATGCATGCGTTGACGTATTTGATATGGAGCCGCCGATTCCGGCAGATTATCCATTGCTTCAGGCTAAGAATACATTATTGACACCTCATCAGGCATTTATCTCCGAGGAGTCTATGGTAAGAAGAGCAAAGATTGTATTCGATAACGTGACTGCTTATCTTGACGGCAAGCCGGTCAACGTATGTAAGTTGTAA